A single window of Falco peregrinus isolate bFalPer1 chromosome 11, bFalPer1.pri, whole genome shotgun sequence DNA harbors:
- the MALL gene encoding MAL-like protein, with translation MASACPPAASTQPALPSGPAVFKTVPYAFILPEILCGTWVWILVAATSVSFPLLQGWVMYVSVSSCLISLLLLLSYLFGFHRNSENWKVLDSLYHGATAILYMSAAVLQANATIRSELGPDSPLHYQLNSAASFFAFVTTFLYILHAFSIYYQ, from the exons ATGGCCTCGGCGTGTCCCCCTGCGGCCTCCACACAGCCCGCCTTGCCCTCCGGACCTGCCGTCTTCAAAACAGTCCCCTACGCCTTCATCCTCCCGGAGATA CTCTGCGGGACCTGGGTGTGGATCCTCGTTGCTGCTACCTCCGtctccttcccactgctgcagggatgggtgaTGTACGTGTCCGTCAGCTCCTGCCtcatctccctgctgctcctcttgaGCTACCTCTTCGGCTTTCACAGAAACAGCGAGAACTGGAAAGTGCTG GACAGTTTGTACCACGGTGCCACGGCCATTCTGTACATGAGCGCTGCTGTCTTGCAAGCCAACGCGACCATCCGCTCTGAGCTCGGCCCCGACTCGCCGCTTCACTACCAGCTCAACAGTGCCGCATCG TTCTTCGCCTTCGTCACAACCTTCCTGTACATCCTCCACGCCTTCAGCATCTACTACCAGTGA